The following coding sequences lie in one Microbacterium sp. XT11 genomic window:
- the cysS gene encoding cysteine--tRNA ligase codes for MTLRLYDTRAAQLRDFVPLDPENITMYVCGPTVQSGPHIGHVRAALSFDLLRRWLTYRYGRVTFVRNVTDIDDKVLQNATDAEPWWALAYRMEQEFTAAYAAVGILPPTYEPRATASIPQMQELIARLIERGHAYPAPDGSGDVYFDVHSWPSYGSLTNQSVDAMEAAVDADPRGKRAPQDFALWKGAKAGEPDDATWQSPWGPGRPGWHIECSAMAKRYLGSAFDIHGGGLDLRFPHHENELAQSTAAGDGFAQYWLHNGLITVNGQKMSKSLGNFTLASAVLAVHDPVVVRYALAAAHYRSSLDLSDSSYAEAEAALGRIRSFLQRAERAAERNAVRRAERTSAGASDSGVSTDDTIEYIPLIPEAFADAMDDDLGVPQALAVLHERVRSGNQALDEGDDAAAERALIEVRAMVGVLGLDDAPAAGRDAATASALDALVQTMISQRAQARADKDWATADRIRDAIASAGITLEDTPAGTHWSIE; via the coding sequence GTGACTCTCCGCCTCTACGACACCCGCGCCGCTCAGCTGCGCGACTTCGTGCCTCTCGACCCCGAGAACATCACGATGTACGTGTGCGGACCCACCGTGCAGTCCGGGCCTCACATCGGCCACGTGCGTGCTGCGCTGAGCTTCGACCTGCTGCGGCGGTGGCTCACCTACCGCTACGGACGCGTGACGTTCGTGCGCAACGTCACCGACATCGACGACAAGGTGCTCCAGAACGCGACGGATGCCGAGCCGTGGTGGGCCTTGGCGTACCGCATGGAGCAGGAGTTCACGGCGGCATATGCCGCGGTCGGCATCCTTCCGCCGACGTACGAGCCGCGTGCGACGGCATCCATCCCGCAGATGCAGGAGCTCATCGCCCGGCTGATCGAGCGCGGGCACGCCTACCCGGCGCCCGACGGCTCGGGCGACGTCTACTTCGACGTGCATTCGTGGCCCTCGTACGGCTCGCTGACGAACCAGTCGGTCGACGCCATGGAGGCGGCAGTCGACGCCGACCCTCGGGGCAAGCGCGCCCCTCAGGACTTCGCCCTGTGGAAGGGCGCGAAGGCCGGGGAGCCGGACGACGCCACGTGGCAGTCGCCCTGGGGGCCGGGTCGGCCCGGGTGGCACATCGAGTGCTCCGCCATGGCGAAGCGGTACCTCGGTTCGGCATTCGACATCCACGGCGGCGGGCTCGACCTGCGCTTCCCGCACCACGAGAACGAGCTCGCCCAGTCGACGGCCGCCGGCGACGGCTTCGCGCAGTACTGGCTGCACAACGGGCTCATCACGGTCAACGGGCAGAAGATGTCGAAGTCTCTCGGCAACTTCACGCTCGCGTCAGCGGTTCTCGCGGTGCACGATCCCGTCGTCGTCCGGTATGCGCTTGCCGCAGCGCACTACCGCTCGAGCCTCGACCTCAGCGATTCGTCGTACGCCGAGGCGGAAGCCGCGCTCGGACGCATCCGTTCGTTCCTGCAGCGGGCGGAGCGCGCAGCGGAGCGGAACGCGGTGCGCCGAGCCGAGCGCACCAGCGCAGGAGCCTCGGACAGCGGCGTCTCGACCGACGACACGATCGAGTACATCCCGCTCATCCCCGAGGCGTTCGCCGACGCGATGGACGACGATCTCGGCGTGCCCCAGGCGCTCGCCGTGCTGCACGAGCGCGTGCGGAGCGGCAACCAGGCGCTCGACGAAGGCGATGACGCCGCTGCCGAGCGTGCGCTGATCGAAGTGCGCGCGATGGTCGGCGTGCTCGGGCTCGATGACGCACCGGCGGCGGGGCGTGACGCCGCGACGGCATCCGCTCTCGACGCCCTGGTGCAGACGATGATCTCGCAGCGCGCGCAGGCGCGTGCCGACAAGGACTGGGCGACCGCCGACCGCATCCGCGACGCGATCGCCTCCGCAGGAATCACGCTGGAGGACACTCCGGCCGGAACGCATTGGAGTATCGAATGA
- a CDS encoding short chain dehydrogenase gives MKILIIGGSGHVGRAAAEAFDGHEVVAASRRTQPSVDASDPASVAALFDAVGPVDAVIAAVGSVPFAPLSDLARDDYESAFRDKVLAQVDVVRLGTPFVRDGGSFTLTSGILAREPIATGAAASLVNGALESFVMAAATELPRGIRINVVSPSVLEDAPSYHSAFPGFIPVSSHRVGQAYAKSVLGVLNGQVLRVD, from the coding sequence ATGAAGATCCTGATCATCGGCGGCTCGGGGCACGTCGGCCGCGCGGCGGCCGAGGCCTTCGACGGGCACGAGGTGGTGGCGGCGTCACGCCGGACACAGCCCTCGGTCGACGCGTCGGACCCGGCATCCGTCGCGGCGCTCTTCGACGCCGTCGGGCCGGTCGACGCCGTGATCGCCGCAGTGGGGAGTGTGCCGTTCGCTCCGCTGTCCGACCTCGCCCGCGACGACTACGAGTCCGCGTTCCGCGACAAGGTGCTGGCCCAGGTCGACGTCGTGCGTCTCGGCACCCCGTTCGTGCGGGACGGCGGGTCGTTCACGCTGACCTCCGGCATCCTCGCGCGCGAGCCGATCGCGACGGGAGCAGCCGCGTCGCTCGTCAACGGCGCGCTCGAGTCGTTCGTGATGGCCGCGGCGACCGAGCTTCCCCGGGGCATCCGGATCAACGTCGTGAGCCCGTCCGTCCTCGAGGACGCGCCGTCGTACCACTCGGCGTTCCCCGGTTTCATCCCCGTGTCGTCGCACCGCGTGGGTCAGGCGTACGCCAAGAGCGTGCTGGGCGTGCTGAACGGACAGGTCCTGCGCGTCGACTGA
- a CDS encoding bifunctional 2-C-methyl-D-erythritol 4-phosphate cytidylyltransferase/2-C-methyl-D-erythritol 2,4-cyclodiphosphate synthase, whose protein sequence is MSILPVPDTAIIVVAAGSGTRLDGGAPKAFVGIDARPILRHALDRVFAAAPAQVVVVAPAGFEGDAETEMRAAAGERAELGVVVTGGATRQESVAAGLSALWGDVTTVLVHDAARALTPPEQIDAVARAVTHEAGVIPALPVVDTLKRVDDDRVVAAVDRAALAAAQTPQGFPRALLEASYAAAREQGAEYTDDAALFAAAGHEVRRIPGSERAFKITTQADLERARHLLGASAPRAPRVGIGTDVHAFGGEGDLWLAGLHWPGEQALSGHSDGDAVAHAIVDALLGAAGLGDIGQHFGTAHPEYAGAHADVFLGRTRELVADAGFTIGNVSVQFQANRPRFAARRAEAEQVLSALLGAPVSVTATTTDGLGFPGRGEGVAVTAVALVFPR, encoded by the coding sequence GTGAGCATCCTCCCCGTCCCCGACACCGCGATCATCGTCGTCGCAGCCGGCTCCGGCACGCGACTCGACGGCGGAGCGCCCAAGGCCTTCGTCGGCATCGACGCCCGGCCGATCCTCCGGCACGCGCTGGACCGCGTGTTCGCCGCAGCTCCGGCTCAGGTCGTCGTCGTCGCTCCGGCCGGGTTCGAAGGGGATGCCGAGACGGAGATGCGTGCAGCGGCAGGAGAGCGCGCTGAACTGGGCGTCGTCGTGACCGGCGGAGCCACGCGTCAGGAGTCGGTGGCTGCCGGACTCTCGGCGCTGTGGGGCGACGTCACGACCGTGCTCGTGCACGACGCGGCGCGCGCGCTCACGCCGCCCGAGCAGATCGACGCCGTTGCGCGCGCCGTGACGCACGAAGCCGGCGTCATCCCCGCGCTGCCCGTCGTCGACACCCTGAAGCGGGTCGACGACGACCGCGTCGTGGCGGCCGTCGACCGCGCTGCGCTCGCGGCGGCGCAGACGCCTCAGGGCTTCCCCCGAGCCCTCCTCGAAGCGTCCTACGCCGCCGCGCGGGAACAGGGCGCCGAGTACACCGACGACGCAGCGCTGTTCGCCGCGGCCGGTCATGAGGTGCGCCGCATCCCCGGCTCTGAGCGCGCCTTCAAGATCACCACGCAGGCAGACCTCGAGCGCGCCCGCCACCTGCTCGGAGCATCCGCTCCCCGTGCGCCCCGCGTCGGGATAGGCACCGACGTCCACGCCTTCGGGGGAGAGGGCGACCTCTGGCTGGCGGGGCTGCACTGGCCGGGCGAACAGGCGCTGTCGGGCCACTCCGACGGTGATGCGGTCGCGCACGCGATCGTCGACGCGTTGCTCGGCGCCGCGGGCCTCGGCGACATCGGTCAGCACTTCGGCACCGCGCACCCCGAGTACGCGGGAGCGCACGCGGACGTGTTCCTCGGCCGCACCCGCGAGCTCGTCGCAGACGCGGGGTTCACGATCGGCAACGTCTCGGTGCAGTTCCAGGCGAACCGGCCGCGTTTCGCCGCGCGCCGAGCGGAGGCCGAGCAGGTGCTGTCGGCGCTCCTGGGCGCTCCTGTGTCGGTGACCGCGACGACGACGGACGGGCTCGGCTTCCCCGGCCGAGGGGAGGGCGTCGCGGTCACGGCCGTCGCACTCGTGTTCCCGCGCTGA
- a CDS encoding CarD family transcriptional regulator encodes MLFEVGETVVYPHHGAATIIEVKERIIKGETKKYLKLNVTQGDLIIEVPAENVDLVGVRDVIGKEGLDHVFEVLRAPFTEEPTNWSRRYKANLEKLASGDVIKVSEVVRDLWRRDQDRGLSAGEKRMLAKARQILISELALAEKIDEDKAGSLLDEVLAS; translated from the coding sequence ATGCTTTTTGAGGTTGGCGAGACCGTCGTCTATCCGCACCATGGCGCTGCGACCATCATCGAGGTCAAGGAGCGCATCATCAAGGGTGAGACGAAGAAGTATCTGAAGCTCAACGTCACCCAGGGCGATCTGATCATCGAGGTTCCGGCCGAGAACGTCGACCTCGTCGGCGTCCGCGATGTGATCGGCAAGGAGGGCCTCGACCACGTGTTCGAGGTGCTGCGCGCGCCGTTCACCGAGGAGCCGACGAACTGGTCGCGCCGGTACAAGGCGAATCTCGAGAAGCTCGCCTCCGGCGATGTCATCAAGGTGAGCGAGGTCGTGCGCGACCTGTGGCGCCGCGATCAGGACCGCGGGCTGTCGGCGGGCGAGAAGCGGATGCTGGCGAAGGCTCGCCAGATCCTCATCTCCGAGCTGGCGCTGGCCGAGAAGATCGACGAGGACAAGGCGGGCTCTCTGCTCGACGAGGTCCTCGCCTCCTGA
- a CDS encoding DNA modification methylase, with translation MKSRLVASAAISALVVLGATGCTFISPQSTTISYSPSDGVNVSDDGGPLDVRNVFIVATEDGSVGNLVAAIVNPTDEKSTLTITLADIDPFTVTVPANGSVSLGADEEPLRIVDLDTKPGATVEVHFQSGDGVGTKTQVPVLDGTLPYYADLVPSEKASAPTPTPTPTDTAAPAPTN, from the coding sequence GTGAAATCGCGCCTTGTCGCGTCTGCCGCCATCAGCGCCCTCGTAGTTCTCGGAGCGACCGGCTGCACGTTCATCTCGCCGCAGTCGACGACGATCTCGTACTCGCCGTCCGACGGCGTGAACGTGTCCGACGACGGCGGACCGCTCGACGTGCGCAACGTCTTCATCGTGGCGACCGAGGACGGCTCGGTGGGAAACCTCGTCGCCGCGATCGTCAACCCCACCGACGAGAAGTCGACCCTGACGATCACCCTCGCCGACATCGACCCCTTCACCGTCACGGTCCCCGCCAACGGCAGCGTCAGCCTCGGTGCCGACGAGGAGCCGCTGCGCATCGTCGATCTCGACACCAAGCCCGGTGCGACCGTCGAGGTGCACTTCCAGTCCGGCGACGGCGTCGGCACGAAGACGCAGGTGCCCGTGCTCGACGGCACCCTCCCGTACTACGCAGACCTCGTGCCCAGCGAGAAGGCGAGCGCCCCGACGCCCACCCCGACGCCCACCGACACGGCTGCTCCCGCACCCACGAACTGA
- a CDS encoding response regulator transcription factor, whose translation MTRILLVEDEPDLADPLAYLLRREGYEVEIAEDGPGALAAFRERGADIVLLDLMLPGMPGTEVCRQIRSTSAVPIIMLTAKDSEVDIVVGLELGADDYVTKPYSSRELLARMRAVLRRVAQADSELDERVLEGGRVSLDIDRHTVTVAGEQINMPLKEFELLEVLMRNSGRVLTRGQLIDRVWGSDYFGDTKTLDVHIKRIRSRIEENPGEPVMLVTVRGLGYRFEG comes from the coding sequence ATGACCCGCATCCTTCTCGTCGAAGACGAGCCCGACCTCGCCGACCCGCTCGCGTACCTGCTGCGCCGCGAGGGCTACGAGGTCGAGATCGCGGAGGACGGACCAGGTGCGCTGGCGGCCTTCCGCGAGCGCGGGGCCGACATCGTGCTGCTCGACCTCATGCTGCCGGGGATGCCGGGGACCGAGGTGTGCCGGCAGATCCGGTCGACCTCGGCGGTCCCGATCATCATGCTCACGGCGAAGGACTCCGAGGTCGACATCGTCGTGGGGCTGGAGCTCGGCGCCGACGACTACGTCACCAAGCCCTATTCTTCGCGCGAGCTGCTGGCTCGCATGCGGGCCGTGCTCCGTCGTGTCGCGCAGGCTGACAGCGAGCTCGATGAGCGGGTTCTCGAGGGCGGCCGGGTGTCGTTGGACATCGACCGGCACACCGTCACGGTGGCGGGGGAGCAGATCAACATGCCGCTGAAGGAGTTCGAGCTGCTCGAGGTGCTCATGCGCAACTCCGGTCGCGTCCTGACGCGCGGTCAGCTCATCGACCGCGTGTGGGGCAGCGACTACTTCGGCGACACGAAGACCCTGGACGTGCACATCAAGCGCATCCGCTCTCGCATCGAGGAGAACCCGGGGGAGCCCGTCATGCTCGTCACGGTCCGGGGGCTGGGTTACCGCTTCGAGGGCTGA
- a CDS encoding sensor histidine kinase, whose amino-acid sequence MTLPQIALLALAVGLLIGVGLSLLVVWAYRARARVVEETSTVVPDGVTAVLGSMDDAACVVDTSGLVLAASNAAARFGIEVGATLDNPELRQLVRRVRGTGGTATESLRITRGGLTLDPRLVSARASVISPRMALLIIRDVTEQERLDQMRRDFVANTSHELKTPVGAVTLLAEAIESAADDAAQVRVFAARISAEAARLSQLTGRIMSLSRLQADDGLSEVRPVSIDEVLAASIEAHAVQADSAGVELTRGGDRGVWVRGDAQILIEAFGNLIANAIVYSPRGSRVGIGVRADGAVVEIAVSDQGIGIAEADRERIFERFYRADEARSRRTGGTGLGLSIVKHATQRHGGEVLLWSRPGRGSTFTIRLPRIESPVAGSSKKGKKSKKKRERKAAKPAAVRVRNGDDA is encoded by the coding sequence ATGACCCTGCCGCAGATCGCGCTGCTCGCGCTCGCCGTCGGGCTGCTGATCGGCGTAGGCCTGTCGCTGCTCGTCGTGTGGGCGTACCGTGCGCGGGCCCGCGTCGTCGAGGAGACGTCGACCGTCGTGCCCGACGGGGTGACCGCCGTGCTCGGCAGCATGGACGACGCCGCGTGCGTCGTCGACACCTCCGGGCTCGTGCTGGCGGCGTCGAACGCCGCTGCGCGCTTCGGCATCGAGGTCGGCGCCACGCTGGACAACCCCGAGCTGCGTCAGCTCGTCCGCCGCGTGCGCGGCACAGGCGGCACCGCGACGGAGTCGCTGCGCATCACGCGAGGCGGCCTGACTCTCGACCCGCGCCTCGTCTCGGCGAGAGCGAGCGTCATCAGCCCGCGCATGGCGCTGCTCATCATCCGAGACGTGACCGAGCAGGAGCGCCTGGATCAGATGCGGCGAGACTTCGTCGCCAACACCAGCCATGAGCTCAAGACGCCGGTGGGAGCTGTGACCCTGCTCGCCGAGGCGATCGAGTCGGCCGCCGACGACGCAGCCCAGGTGCGCGTGTTCGCCGCGCGGATCTCGGCGGAGGCCGCGCGGCTCAGCCAGCTCACCGGCCGCATCATGAGCCTCTCGCGCCTGCAAGCCGACGACGGCCTCTCCGAGGTCAGGCCCGTGTCGATCGATGAGGTGCTGGCCGCGTCGATCGAGGCCCATGCCGTGCAGGCGGATTCGGCGGGCGTCGAGCTCACGCGCGGCGGGGACCGCGGCGTGTGGGTGCGAGGCGATGCGCAGATCCTCATCGAGGCGTTCGGCAACCTCATCGCCAACGCGATCGTGTACTCGCCCCGCGGATCGAGGGTGGGCATCGGCGTGCGGGCAGACGGCGCCGTGGTCGAGATCGCCGTGTCCGACCAGGGCATCGGCATCGCCGAGGCCGATCGCGAGCGGATCTTCGAACGCTTCTACCGGGCCGACGAGGCACGTTCCCGGCGTACGGGCGGCACCGGCCTCGGTCTCTCCATCGTCAAGCACGCGACGCAGCGTCACGGCGGAGAGGTGCTGCTGTGGTCGCGTCCCGGACGGGGCTCGACCTTCACGATCCGCCTTCCTCGCATCGAGTCCCCGGTCGCCGGCTCGTCGAAGAAGGGCAAGAAGAGCAAGAAGAAGCGCGAGCGCAAGGCGGCGAAGCCCGCGGCGGTCCGCGTTCGGAACGGAGATGACGCATGA
- the phoU gene encoding phosphate signaling complex protein PhoU: MREVFHQSLEDLQSRLVEIADLVTVSIDKATRAFATSDVALAEEVIADDAKIDELAVALDEQAIEILARQQPVARDLRIVVTALRVSASLERMGDMSEHIAQLARLRFPERAIPKGLKGTFTKMGELDVEIARTLSELLRTQDLRLADTIRNTDDDIDELHASVFEKVLSDNWKGEAVATVDATLASRYHERFADHAVAVAKKVVYLATGDWHVEEEDIALAIEQQELEQHEHGHA; encoded by the coding sequence ATGCGCGAAGTCTTCCACCAGTCCCTCGAGGACCTGCAGTCCCGCCTCGTCGAGATCGCCGATCTGGTTACCGTGTCGATCGACAAGGCGACGCGCGCCTTCGCCACGAGCGACGTCGCACTGGCCGAGGAGGTCATCGCGGACGACGCCAAGATCGACGAGCTCGCCGTGGCCCTCGACGAGCAGGCCATCGAGATCCTCGCGCGGCAGCAGCCGGTCGCCCGCGACCTGCGCATCGTCGTCACGGCTCTGCGGGTCAGCGCGTCGCTCGAGCGCATGGGCGACATGTCCGAGCACATCGCGCAGCTCGCGCGCCTGCGTTTCCCCGAGCGCGCCATCCCGAAGGGGCTCAAGGGCACCTTCACGAAGATGGGCGAGCTCGACGTGGAGATCGCCCGCACGCTCTCGGAGCTGCTGCGCACGCAGGACCTGCGCCTCGCGGACACCATCCGCAACACCGACGACGACATCGACGAGCTGCACGCGAGCGTGTTCGAGAAGGTGCTCAGCGACAACTGGAAGGGCGAGGCCGTCGCCACGGTCGACGCGACCCTGGCCAGCCGCTACCACGAGCGCTTCGCCGACCACGCGGTGGCCGTGGCGAAGAAGGTCGTCTACCTCGCGACGGGCGACTGGCACGTCGAGGAGGAGGACATCGCCCTCGCGATCGAGCAGCAGGAGCTCGAGCAGCACGAGCACGGCCACGCCTGA
- a CDS encoding phosphoglyceromutase — MTAKRTLILLRHGRSEWNELNLFTGWVDVRLNEQGKAEARRGGELLAEAGILPDVLHTSLLSRAIQTANIALDAADRLWIPVARSWRLNERHYGALQGKDKAETLEQFGPEQFQLWRRSFDVPPPPLDDDSEFSQVNDPRYTGIDGEVPRTESLKLVIDRLLPYWESAIIPDLEAGKTVLVTAHGNSLRGLVKHLEGISDADIAELNIPTGIPLVYELDENNVPTGPGRYLDPEAAAAGAAAVAAQGKK, encoded by the coding sequence ATGACTGCGAAGCGCACCCTGATCCTGCTCCGCCACGGCCGGAGCGAGTGGAACGAACTGAACCTGTTCACCGGATGGGTGGACGTCCGCCTGAACGAGCAGGGCAAGGCCGAGGCGCGGCGCGGCGGCGAGCTGCTGGCCGAGGCCGGCATCCTCCCCGACGTGCTGCACACGTCGCTGCTGAGCCGCGCGATCCAGACAGCGAACATCGCGCTCGACGCGGCAGACCGGCTGTGGATCCCGGTGGCACGCTCCTGGCGCCTCAACGAGCGCCACTACGGTGCGCTCCAGGGCAAGGACAAGGCCGAGACGCTCGAGCAGTTCGGTCCCGAGCAGTTCCAGCTCTGGCGTCGCTCGTTCGACGTGCCGCCGCCCCCGCTCGACGACGACAGCGAGTTCAGCCAGGTGAACGACCCGCGCTACACCGGCATCGACGGCGAGGTGCCGCGCACCGAGTCGCTCAAGCTCGTGATCGACCGCCTGCTCCCGTACTGGGAGAGCGCGATCATCCCCGACCTCGAGGCGGGCAAGACCGTGCTCGTCACGGCCCACGGCAACTCGCTGCGCGGTCTCGTGAAGCACCTCGAGGGCATCAGCGACGCCGACATCGCTGAGCTCAACATCCCCACCGGCATCCCGCTGGTGTACGAGCTCGACGAGAACAACGTGCCGACCGGACCAGGGCGCTACCTCGACCCCGAGGCCGCAGCCGCGGGAGCTGCCGCGGTCGCCGCCCAGGGCAAGAAGTGA
- a CDS encoding class I SAM-dependent methyltransferase has protein sequence MASSPVGRPTRGTTGTNRLRRNDRWIAASEAFRRASDPLVVDLGFGASGVTAFELAARLRRVRADAEVHGLEIDPARVALAQEQLSAVRAGTTSFPRDLRVSFARGGFEVPLPAGRAAAVIRAMNVLRQYDEGDVGEAWRAMAARLAPGGLLVEGTCDEIGRVASWVDVAPDGIPVRFTLSLRLSGLERPGIVAERLPKALIHRNVPGERVHALLTDLDREWERAAPLSTFGATQRFLAAVAALKAQGWPVQGGKARWRLGELTVPWSAVAPRDDGAEALEQPARR, from the coding sequence ATGGCGTCATCTCCCGTCGGCAGGCCGACACGCGGCACGACGGGAACCAACCGGCTGCGCCGCAACGACCGCTGGATCGCCGCGAGCGAGGCCTTCCGCCGAGCGTCCGACCCGCTCGTCGTGGATCTCGGTTTCGGTGCGAGCGGCGTGACGGCCTTCGAGCTCGCCGCGCGCCTTCGGCGGGTGCGTGCGGATGCCGAGGTGCACGGCCTCGAGATCGACCCGGCGCGCGTCGCGCTGGCGCAGGAGCAGCTCTCCGCCGTCAGAGCCGGCACGACGTCCTTCCCCCGCGACCTGCGGGTGTCCTTCGCACGGGGAGGCTTCGAGGTGCCGCTGCCTGCCGGTCGAGCCGCCGCGGTGATCCGCGCGATGAACGTGCTGCGTCAGTACGACGAGGGTGACGTCGGTGAGGCGTGGCGCGCCATGGCGGCACGGCTGGCTCCGGGCGGACTGCTCGTGGAGGGCACGTGCGATGAGATCGGCCGCGTCGCGAGCTGGGTGGACGTCGCCCCTGACGGAATTCCGGTGCGATTCACGCTCTCGCTGCGCCTCTCCGGACTCGAGCGCCCCGGCATCGTCGCAGAGCGGCTGCCCAAGGCGCTGATCCACCGCAACGTCCCCGGTGAGCGCGTGCACGCCCTTCTCACGGATCTCGACAGGGAGTGGGAGCGGGCGGCGCCGCTGTCGACCTTCGGGGCTACGCAGCGCTTCCTCGCCGCGGTCGCCGCCCTCAAGGCCCAGGGCTGGCCCGTCCAGGGCGGCAAGGCGCGGTGGCGTCTCGGCGAGCTCACGGTGCCGTGGAGTGCGGTGGCGCCCCGCGACGACGGCGCGGAAGCGCTCGAGCAGCCCGCCCGGCGATAG
- the ygfZ gene encoding CAF17-like 4Fe-4S cluster assembly/insertion protein YgfZ, which yields MAIFDDIAGAVSGPSGIAHFGDAFREQRRLAAGEAFVPLGDRAVVEVSGPERLGWLDSITSQAVGRLAAGESTELLILDPHGHVEHAAGVFDDGESTWLLADRADAEPLAAWLTRMKFRTQATVAVRDDLVALGFVDGGPAAQAVRAAAAAPHSVGLVWADPWQRVSAGGHQYAEVAEHPGAALAWRVAITAPDAAGALAERLGADALAGLLAAEALRVAAWRPRWSAEVDERSIPHESDWIRSAVHLNKGCYRGQETVAKVHNLGHPPRRLAALHLDGSDAVLPAPGDPVFAGDDEVGRITSVARHFEDGPIALAILSRRAPTGDLVVRSEGGHIAAAQQVIVPADAGATADVPRLTRLSRRPTAPDPRGA from the coding sequence GTGGCGATCTTCGACGACATCGCCGGGGCCGTGTCCGGGCCGTCGGGCATCGCCCACTTCGGTGACGCCTTCCGCGAGCAGCGCCGGCTTGCGGCGGGCGAGGCCTTCGTGCCGCTCGGCGATCGGGCCGTGGTCGAGGTCTCAGGGCCGGAGCGTCTCGGCTGGCTCGACTCCATCACGTCGCAGGCCGTCGGACGGCTCGCGGCGGGGGAGAGCACGGAGCTGCTCATCCTCGATCCGCATGGGCATGTCGAGCACGCCGCCGGGGTCTTCGACGACGGCGAGTCGACCTGGCTCCTCGCCGATCGGGCGGATGCCGAGCCCCTCGCCGCATGGCTCACGCGCATGAAGTTCCGCACCCAGGCGACGGTCGCGGTGCGCGACGACCTCGTCGCGCTCGGCTTCGTCGACGGCGGACCGGCCGCGCAGGCCGTGCGCGCGGCTGCGGCGGCGCCGCACTCGGTCGGGCTCGTGTGGGCCGACCCATGGCAGCGCGTCAGCGCCGGAGGGCATCAGTACGCCGAGGTCGCGGAGCACCCCGGCGCAGCCCTCGCCTGGCGTGTCGCGATCACCGCCCCCGACGCCGCCGGCGCCCTCGCGGAGAGACTCGGCGCCGACGCCCTCGCCGGCCTGCTCGCGGCGGAGGCGCTGCGGGTCGCAGCCTGGCGTCCCCGCTGGTCGGCTGAGGTCGATGAGCGCTCGATCCCGCATGAGTCTGACTGGATCCGCAGCGCCGTGCATCTGAACAAGGGCTGCTACCGCGGACAGGAGACGGTCGCCAAGGTGCACAACCTCGGGCACCCTCCTCGCCGACTCGCCGCGCTGCATCTCGACGGCAGCGACGCGGTGCTCCCTGCACCTGGCGACCCCGTCTTCGCGGGGGACGACGAGGTCGGGCGCATCACCTCCGTCGCACGCCATTTCGAAGACGGGCCGATCGCACTCGCGATCCTCTCCCGCCGCGCACCGACGGGCGATCTCGTGGTGCGTTCCGAGGGCGGGCACATCGCGGCGGCGCAGCAGGTCATCGTGCCGGCGGATGCCGGAGCCACAGCCGACGTGCCGCGCCTCACCCGGCTCTCGCGCCGCCCCACCGCACCCGACCCGCGCGGCGCCTGA
- a CDS encoding FABP family protein, with protein MLELPTDLPADLAPLAWLIGVWEGTGVIDYPLGDDRLQGEFTHRVSFSHDGGPFLNYAATATFTGDDGGRRIPLVAEAGFWRLSRPATESDAGPALLPPTADPVTRGVDDVEELRQASGGFPLEVSIAHSDGTLELYLGEVTGPRIDIASDAIVRGAGGKQYGAASRMYGLVDSHLLWAWDIAALGTPLRSHASARLARV; from the coding sequence ATGCTCGAACTGCCCACAGACCTTCCCGCCGATCTCGCCCCTCTCGCGTGGCTGATCGGCGTCTGGGAGGGCACCGGCGTCATCGACTATCCGCTGGGCGATGACCGGCTGCAGGGCGAGTTCACGCATCGCGTGAGCTTCAGCCACGACGGCGGACCCTTCCTCAACTACGCCGCGACGGCGACCTTCACCGGCGACGACGGCGGCCGGCGCATCCCGCTCGTCGCCGAGGCCGGCTTCTGGCGCCTCTCGCGGCCTGCGACGGAGTCCGACGCCGGCCCGGCTCTGCTTCCGCCGACCGCCGACCCTGTGACGCGCGGCGTCGACGACGTCGAGGAGCTGCGCCAGGCATCCGGCGGCTTCCCTCTCGAGGTCTCGATCGCGCACTCCGACGGCACCCTGGAGCTCTATCTCGGCGAGGTCACGGGTCCGCGCATCGACATCGCGTCGGATGCCATCGTCCGCGGAGCAGGGGGGAAGCAGTACGGCGCCGCGTCGCGCATGTACGGGCTCGTCGACTCCCATCTGCTGTGGGCATGGGACATCGCCGCACTCGGGACGCCGCTGCGTTCGCACGCGTCAGCACGTCTGGCCAGGGTCTGA